The Heterodontus francisci isolate sHetFra1 chromosome 13, sHetFra1.hap1, whole genome shotgun sequence genome includes a region encoding these proteins:
- the flrt3 gene encoding leucine-rich repeat transmembrane protein FLRT3, with product MPCRSNMCLNVISKIWSFFVWAGVGLFLGLITQSVAVATCPSVCRCDGGFVYCNDRGLTSIPTGIPHDSTTLFLQNNQINNAGIPRGLLNLLKVETIYLYSNNLDEFPINVPKYIKELHLQENNIRAISLDSLSKIPYLERLHLDDNSVSAVSIEEGAFQENKYLKLIFLSRNHLSSIPIGLPSTIEELRLDDNRIATISENALRHLTGLKRLVLDGNLLTNQGLRDKVFMNLVNLAELSLVRNILTSPPNLPITNLQKLYLQENHINQIPSNAFSYLQQLQRLDLSNNNLTNLPQGIFDNLNNLTQLLLRNNPWYCGCKMKWVRDWLRSLPIGVNVRGLMCQLPEKVRGMAIKDLAVAMFECKDIASETIFTTTSPMTVTSVRFSATHGRWPSFETKQPDGKKTDRRKNYQPTAVPGSRAVQISVKSVSVDTIHITWKISLPLTALRLSWLKLGHNPALGSITETIVHSGRSEYLLTALEPESSYRICMVPMETSNVYLLDETPVCTETQTASLKMHNPTTTLNREQEKELYRNTSLPLAGIIGGAVAVIAIALLALVCCYMHRTGTPFSKTCAYSRGRRRKDDDYAEAGTKKDNSILEIRETAFQMIPMNSDQAAKEEFVIHTIFPPNGMSLYKNNHSESSSSNRSYRDSGIPDSDHSHSC from the coding sequence ATGCCCTGCCGATCAAACATGTGCTTAAACGTGATCAGCAAGATCTGGAGTTTCTTTGTGTGGGCTGGCGTGGGATTATTTCTGGGACTCATCACACAATCAGTCGCTGTGGCAACCTGTCCCTCAGTCTGTCGGTGCGATGGAGGCTTTGTGTACTGCAATGACAGAGGTCTGACATCCATACCAACCGGAATTCCGCACGATTCCACAACCCTCTTCCTGCAGAACAATCAAATTAACAATGCTGGGATTCCAAGAGGGCTCCTGAACTTGCTGAAGGTGGAAACCATTTACTTGTACAGCAACAACCTGGATGAGTTTCCCATCAATGTACCAAAATACATTAaagaactccatctgcaggaaaacAATATACGGGCAATTTCCTTAGATTCACTTTCTAAAATACCATATCTGGAAAGGCTGCATTTGGATGATAATTCAGTCTCTGCTGTTAGCATTGAAGAAGGCGCCTTTCAAGAGAATAAGTATCTCAAATTAATTTTTTTGTCTAGGAATCACCTAAGCAGCATACCCATAGGGCTTCCCAGCACTATTGAAGAGCTGAGGCTGGATGACAACCGAATTGCCACTATTTCAGAAAACGCTCTCAGACatctcactggcctgaaacgtttggTGTTAGACGGGAACTTGCTAACCAACCAAGGGCTTCGAGATAAGGTTTTCATGAACCTTGTGAACCTTGCAGAGTTGTCTCTTGTGCGCAACATTCTCACTTCTCCTCCCAATCTGCCCATTACAAACTTGCAGAAACTGTACCTCCAGGAAAATCATATCAATCAGATCCCCTCCAATGCCTTTTCCTATCTCCAACAATTACAGCGGCTGGACTTGTCCAATAATAATTTAACCAACTTGCCTCAGGGAATCTTTGATAATCTGAACAACCTAACTCAGCTGCTACTCCGCAACAACCCCTGGTATTGCGGCTGTAAAATGAAGTGGGTTCGGGACTGGCTTCGTTCACTTCCAATCGGAGTCAACGTGCGGGGTCTAATGTGCCAATTGCCTGAAAAGGTTAGAGGCATGGCCATTAAGGACCTGGCAGTCGCAATGTTTGAGTGCAAAGATATCGCTTCAGAAACTATCTTCACCACTACTTCGCCCATGACTGTAACTTCAGTTAGGTTCTCTGCCACCCATGGACGCTGGCCTTCATTCGAGACAAAACAGCCAGATGGGAAAAAAACAGACCGTAGAAAAAACTACCAGCCCACAGCAGTTCCAGGGAGTAGAGCTGTTCAAATCAGTGTGAAATCGGTGAGTGTAGATACAATTCACATTACCTGGAAGATTTCCCTGCCTCTGACGGCACTAAGACTCAGTTGGCTCAAGTTGGGACATAATCCTGCGTTGGGATCTATTACGGAAACCATCGTGCACAGTGGGAGAAGTGAATATTTACTCACAGCCCTTGAGCCAGAGTCATCCTATCGAATATGTATGGTTCCCATGGAAACCAGCAATGTTTATCTGTTAGATGAGACCCCAGTCTGCACTGAAACGCAGACCGCATCTCTGAAGATGCACAATCCTACGACTACCCTTAACAGGGAACAGGAGAAGGAACTTTACAGAAACACAAGTCTGCCTTTGGCAGGCATCATAGGAGGTGCAGTGGCAGTAATAGCAATTGCTCTACTTGCACTGGTTTGCTGTTACATGCACAGAACTGGAACACCTTTCTCCAAGACTTGTGCATATAGCAGAGGGCGGAGACGGAAGGATGACGATTATGCAGAGGCCGGAACTAAGAAAGACAACTCGATTTTAGAAATTAGAGAGACTGCTTTTCAGATGATTCCAATGAACAGCGATCAAGCAGCAAAGGAAGAGTTTGTAATACACACGATATTTCCACCTAACGGGATGAGTTTGTACAAAAACAACCACAGTGAAAGCAGCAGTAGCAACAGAAGTTACAGAGACAGTGGAATACCAGATTCAGATCATTCACACTCGTGTTAA